CGCCATCACCGTACTGAACTTGGCTTTACCGCTTGGTGGGCTTACCTCATCATCGCCCTGAACCTCATCGCTGCTTCCCCAGACCTGTGTATAGCTGACATCGTTTTGTGACTAGCACCAGTGATTACATAGAACTCCCTCATCCGGCGACGCCCTCAGAGCAACCGTGGTCGTAACAGTTGTTTCTGATGACCAGAGCGCGTGGAGTGTCGCCACCTTCTCCCGCCCAGGGGAGAAGGCAAGAGGAATCAACCAGATTTGGTATAAACGCGTATGATGAAACTGATGCTGATTGAGGCCCAAGCCGTTGCCAAACGCTACGGGCGCGACTGGGTATTGCGCGGCCTGGACTTCCAACTGGCCAAACACGAAACGGTGGCGCTGGTGGGGCCCAACGGTGTGGGCAAGACCACCTTGCTGCGGGTGTTGGCGGGCCTGGTGAGACCCACCCAGGGCTCTATAAAGCTCTCAGGAAGGGTGGGTTTTCTGGCCAATCCCCCCGCTTTTCATCGGCACTTTAGCGGGGCCGAGAACCTGCTTTATGCCCTGCGGCTTGATGGGCGGGCCGATGACCGCGCCCAGATTCACAGGGCCCTGAAGCAAGTCGGGCTCCCCCACGACAAGCCCGTGCTGAGCTACTCTAGCGGCATGAAAAAGCGTCTGGCTATGGCCCGGTTGCGCTTACAAAACCCGGATATCTGGCTGCTGGACGAACCCGAGGCCGCCCTGGATGTAGAGGGGCGGGGTCTGCTGGAAGACCTGGTCAACTTTGCCAGGGCCTCTGGGGGGGTGGTGATTGCCACCCATGATAAAAGCTGGCTTTCCCTGGTAGACCGGGTGGTTGAACTAAGGGCCGCCTGATTGCTCCTTTACCGCAAAATCCCCGCCACGCTGCGGGGGTTTTACAGCAGAGGGTCAGGCTACTGTCTGGGCTTGGCGGCAATTTCGGCTTTGTAGGCCAGAAGCTGCCCCTGGCGGGCAAAATTGATGGCCTCGCCCAGGATGCGGGCTGCTTCGGCAGGGGCATGGAAGCCCATGGAGTTCTCGGCGTTGATGTAGTCGGTGCGCCACTGGGCTTTGCGGTGTAGCTGACGGGCCTGAACTAGGGCTTCATCGCTTGCGCCTGCGGCCTTGGCGGCCTCGATGGCCTGGATCAAGTCCACGGTGGCAATCTCGGCCTCATCCAGGAGCTTCTTGGTGCGATCCTGGATGATGTCCACCCGGGCTTTCATCTCCTCCTCGGAGGCGTTGTGGCAGGTCTGGCAAGCCCTGGCGATGTTCAGCATGGGGCTGCGCACCTGGTGGTCGGAAACCTTGACCGCCCCCACGCGGGTATAGGGCATGTGGCAGTCGGCGCAGGCCACCCCGGCGCGGGCGTGGATGCCCTGGGCCCACAGTTCAAACTCGGGGTGCTGGGCCTTGAGCATGTTGGTGCCTGAAAGCTTGTGTTCCCAGTCTTTCCAGCTGACCTGGTCGTAGTACTGCTCGATTTGCTCCACCTTGAGCCCGTTATGCCAGGGGAAGGTGAGGGTTTTGTTAGGCGGCGCAAAGTAGTACTCCACGTGGCACTGGGCGCATATCATCGAGCGCATTTCCTGGCGGGTGGCGTCGGTATTGGGGTCGTAGGGCCTGGCCTGGTTGCCCTTGCGCCAGCGCTCGAGGCTGGGCAGGAAGGGGACGGGTTCTTTGGACTTGGCCAGGTTTTGAATCCCGGTGATGAAGGCCGGGCGGGTGATGGTGACCGCCATGGTTTTGGCGTCGTGGCAGTCCACGCAGCCCACCGGGTGCTGCACAAGCTGGGTGGCCTCGGCATAGGGCATGGGATTAATCACCTCGAAGCCCTTGAAGATGGCCTCCATCCGGTGGTTGTCGTCGTCGGGTACCCCGGCCTTCACGCCTGCAGCCTGGAAGACCGTAGCCACGCTGGCATGGCAGTTGAGGCAGGCGCCGGGCTGCTTGAACTGCTTGACGCGCTCGGTGTTGCGCTGGTCAATCAGCATGTAGGCATGGCCGCGCCGCTCACGGTAGTCGGTGCCGAAGGGCATTCCGCTAAAGAGAATTTTCAGGCGAGGGTTCTCCTCGAGCTTCGAGGT
The sequence above is drawn from the Meiothermus sp. CFH 77666 genome and encodes:
- a CDS encoding ammonia-forming cytochrome c nitrite reductase subunit c552, which codes for MNRRWLWISVAVAIIAALGTFGILALLGNINARQAEARQTSFRVVEITNKTEDSALWGKNFPHQYDTWLKTADNERTRYGGSEDFPTSKLEENPRLKILFSGMPFGTDYRERRGHAYMLIDQRNTERVKQFKQPGACLNCHASVATVFQAAGVKAGVPDDDNHRMEAIFKGFEVINPMPYAEATQLVQHPVGCVDCHDAKTMAVTITRPAFITGIQNLAKSKEPVPFLPSLERWRKGNQARPYDPNTDATRQEMRSMICAQCHVEYYFAPPNKTLTFPWHNGLKVEQIEQYYDQVSWKDWEHKLSGTNMLKAQHPEFELWAQGIHARAGVACADCHMPYTRVGAVKVSDHQVRSPMLNIARACQTCHNASEEEMKARVDIIQDRTKKLLDEAEIATVDLIQAIEAAKAAGASDEALVQARQLHRKAQWRTDYINAENSMGFHAPAEAARILGEAINFARQGQLLAYKAEIAAKPRQ
- a CDS encoding ABC transporter ATP-binding protein yields the protein MLIEAQAVAKRYGRDWVLRGLDFQLAKHETVALVGPNGVGKTTLLRVLAGLVRPTQGSIKLSGRVGFLANPPAFHRHFSGAENLLYALRLDGRADDRAQIHRALKQVGLPHDKPVLSYSSGMKKRLAMARLRLQNPDIWLLDEPEAALDVEGRGLLEDLVNFARASGGVVIATHDKSWLSLVDRVVELRAA